The genomic interval TTTTTATTTTCGACCAGATCCACCAAAGCCGCCATGGCCGCCTCTTCGTCCTCTCCCTCGACGCGAAGATTCAACTCTGCGCCATACCCGGCGGCCAGCATCAGCACGCCCATGATGCTCTTACCGTTGACCTCTTTGCCGTTCTTGCCGATGTACACGAACGATTTGTA from bacterium carries:
- a CDS encoding HPr family phosphocarrier protein — translated: MINRTVTIRNQLGIHARPAGQFVRIASQYKSFVYIGKNGKEVNGKSIMGVLMLAAGYGAELNLRVEGEDEEAAMAALVDLVENKKFDEE